From one Lotus japonicus ecotype B-129 chromosome 3, LjGifu_v1.2 genomic stretch:
- the LOC130749031 gene encoding cysteine-rich repeat secretory protein 38-like: MASSKLFTVVLLALFLQTSFGANPLYHICSNTDNFTDQSPYESNLKILMNSLIYKTPSSGFGVGSVGQYQTQQAHGLALCRGDVSPSECKTCVSEATTEILSLCPHNKGAIIWYDNCMFKYLHTDFFGKIDNTNKFSLLNVQNVTDPSTFNYMVKDLLSLLSYKASMDTKFYAEGELKINGESDKIYGLTQCTRDLSSVDCKKCLDNAIGELPNCCDGKKGGRVVGGSCNIRYEIYSFVRE; this comes from the coding sequence ATGGCTTCCTCAAAGCTCTTCACAGTTGTTCTCTTAGCTCTCTTTCTCCAAACATCTTTTGGAGCCAATCCTCTCTACCATATCTGTTCAAACACTGATAATTTCACAGACCAAAGCCCATATGAATCAAACCTGAAAATTCTGATGAACTCACTCATCTACAAGACCCCTTCATCAGGCTTTGGTGTTGGGTCAGTGGGCCAATATCAAACCCAACAAGCCCATGGGCTCGCTCTCTGCCGTGGCGATGTCTCACCCTCAGAATGCAAAACCTGTGTCTCTGAGGCAACCACAGAAATCCTCAGCCTATGTCCTCACAACAAAGGTGCTATTATATGGTATGACAATTGCATGTTCAAGTATTTGCACACTGATTTTTTTGGCAAAATTGACAACACAAACAAGTTCTCTTTGTTGAATGTGCAAAATGTTACTGATCCTAGCACATTTAACTACATGGTCAAGGACTTACTGAGCCTACTTTCCTATAAAGCTTCCATGGACACAAAATTTTATGCTGAAGGAGAGCTAAAGATTAATGGAGAATCAGATAAAATTTATGGGTTAACTCAGTGCACCAGAGACCTTTCTAGCGTTGATTGCAAGAAGTGTCTTGATAATGCAATTGGTGAACTTCCAAATTGTTGTGATGGGAAAAAAGGAGGCAGGGTTGTTGGTGGAAGCTGCAACATTAGATATGAAATTTACTCATTTGTTAGGGAGTAG